From Seriola aureovittata isolate HTS-2021-v1 ecotype China chromosome 16, ASM2101889v1, whole genome shotgun sequence, one genomic window encodes:
- the LOC130183914 gene encoding C-type lectin domain family 6 member A-like isoform X3: MEVNNGSAVMEEKQETSTDKSWFSQHRQLVHYLSLLCFLLTIVTLLLTLCLVQITLLFQSQSTLQETKVRDLTNRLEKLNQSYNILFSQYPALNQYCLISNGTSGERECRPCPASWMPQGEKCFFFSQDRADWISSQYRCMAVGGAVATVRTEDEQLFLWKTAHSLSQGDSYWLGLRSSSADGGWKWSDGSLVEKGPQFWEREPDQTADSMELCGRLTPGDYKNSWFPSRCSNQLRRICERRQAALQ; this comes from the exons ATGGAGGTGAACAATGGATCAGCtgtgatggaagaaaaacaggaaacatctACAGACAAAa GCTGGTTCAGTCAGCACAGACAGCTGGTTCATtacctctctctgctctgcttcctgctcACCATCGTCACTCTGCTCCTCACTCTCTGCT TGGTTCAGATCACCTTGTTGTTCCAGTCACAGTCGACCCTGCAGGAAACCAAAGTCAGAGATCTGACAAACAGACTGGAGAAGCTCAACCAGTCATATAACATCCTGTTCTCCCAGTATCCTGCTCTGAACCAGTACTGCCTCATTAGCAATGGCACCTCTGGAg AGCGTGAGTGCAGACCATGTCCGGCCTCATGGATGCCTCAAGGAGAgaaatgtttcttcttcagtcagGACAGAGCTGATTGGATCAGCAGCCAGTACCGCTGCATGGCAGTGGGAGGCGCTGTGGCCACAGTCAGGACAGAGGACgaacag ctgtttctgtgGAAAACGGCCCACAGTCTGAGCCAGGGAGACTCATACTGGCTCGGCCTGAGGAGCAGTAGTGCTGACGGGGGGTGGAAGTGGAGCGATGGCTCCCTGGTGGAAAAGGGACCACA gTTTTGGGAGCGTGAGCCcgaccaaacagcagacagcatgGAGCTGTGTGGTCGACTCACTCCAGGAGATTACAAGAATAGCTGGTTCCCCTCCAGATGCTCCAACCAGCTGAGGAGGATCTGTGAGAGGAGACAAGCTGCTCtacagtga
- the LOC130183914 gene encoding C-type lectin domain family 9 member A-like isoform X1 produces MEVNNGSAVMEEKQETSTDKKKISQLLRLMYKPRCREADFAGFSELQQIKLKLSVWQESIRGWFSQHRQLVHYLSLLCFLLTIVTLLLTLCLVQITLLFQSQSTLQETKVRDLTNRLEKLNQSYNILFSQYPALNQYCLISNGTSGERECRPCPASWMPQGEKCFFFSQDRADWISSQYRCMAVGGAVATVRTEDEQLFLWKTAHSLSQGDSYWLGLRSSSADGGWKWSDGSLVEKGPQFWEREPDQTADSMELCGRLTPGDYKNSWFPSRCSNQLRRICERRQAALQ; encoded by the exons ATGGAGGTGAACAATGGATCAGCtgtgatggaagaaaaacaggaaacatctACAGACAAAa AAAAAATTTCCCAGTTGCTTAGGCTCATGTACAAACCTCGCTGCAGGGAGGCGGATTTTGCAGGTTTCTCAGAACTTCAGCAAATAAAATTGAAACTATCAGTATGGCAGGAGTCCATTAGAG GCTGGTTCAGTCAGCACAGACAGCTGGTTCATtacctctctctgctctgcttcctgctcACCATCGTCACTCTGCTCCTCACTCTCTGCT TGGTTCAGATCACCTTGTTGTTCCAGTCACAGTCGACCCTGCAGGAAACCAAAGTCAGAGATCTGACAAACAGACTGGAGAAGCTCAACCAGTCATATAACATCCTGTTCTCCCAGTATCCTGCTCTGAACCAGTACTGCCTCATTAGCAATGGCACCTCTGGAg AGCGTGAGTGCAGACCATGTCCGGCCTCATGGATGCCTCAAGGAGAgaaatgtttcttcttcagtcagGACAGAGCTGATTGGATCAGCAGCCAGTACCGCTGCATGGCAGTGGGAGGCGCTGTGGCCACAGTCAGGACAGAGGACgaacag ctgtttctgtgGAAAACGGCCCACAGTCTGAGCCAGGGAGACTCATACTGGCTCGGCCTGAGGAGCAGTAGTGCTGACGGGGGGTGGAAGTGGAGCGATGGCTCCCTGGTGGAAAAGGGACCACA gTTTTGGGAGCGTGAGCCcgaccaaacagcagacagcatgGAGCTGTGTGGTCGACTCACTCCAGGAGATTACAAGAATAGCTGGTTCCCCTCCAGATGCTCCAACCAGCTGAGGAGGATCTGTGAGAGGAGACAAGCTGCTCtacagtga
- the LOC130183914 gene encoding C-type lectin domain family 9 member A-like isoform X2, which yields MEEKQETSTDKKKISQLLRLMYKPRCREADFAGFSELQQIKLKLSVWQESIRGWFSQHRQLVHYLSLLCFLLTIVTLLLTLCLVQITLLFQSQSTLQETKVRDLTNRLEKLNQSYNILFSQYPALNQYCLISNGTSGERECRPCPASWMPQGEKCFFFSQDRADWISSQYRCMAVGGAVATVRTEDEQLFLWKTAHSLSQGDSYWLGLRSSSADGGWKWSDGSLVEKGPQFWEREPDQTADSMELCGRLTPGDYKNSWFPSRCSNQLRRICERRQAALQ from the exons atggaagaaaaacaggaaacatctACAGACAAAa AAAAAATTTCCCAGTTGCTTAGGCTCATGTACAAACCTCGCTGCAGGGAGGCGGATTTTGCAGGTTTCTCAGAACTTCAGCAAATAAAATTGAAACTATCAGTATGGCAGGAGTCCATTAGAG GCTGGTTCAGTCAGCACAGACAGCTGGTTCATtacctctctctgctctgcttcctgctcACCATCGTCACTCTGCTCCTCACTCTCTGCT TGGTTCAGATCACCTTGTTGTTCCAGTCACAGTCGACCCTGCAGGAAACCAAAGTCAGAGATCTGACAAACAGACTGGAGAAGCTCAACCAGTCATATAACATCCTGTTCTCCCAGTATCCTGCTCTGAACCAGTACTGCCTCATTAGCAATGGCACCTCTGGAg AGCGTGAGTGCAGACCATGTCCGGCCTCATGGATGCCTCAAGGAGAgaaatgtttcttcttcagtcagGACAGAGCTGATTGGATCAGCAGCCAGTACCGCTGCATGGCAGTGGGAGGCGCTGTGGCCACAGTCAGGACAGAGGACgaacag ctgtttctgtgGAAAACGGCCCACAGTCTGAGCCAGGGAGACTCATACTGGCTCGGCCTGAGGAGCAGTAGTGCTGACGGGGGGTGGAAGTGGAGCGATGGCTCCCTGGTGGAAAAGGGACCACA gTTTTGGGAGCGTGAGCCcgaccaaacagcagacagcatgGAGCTGTGTGGTCGACTCACTCCAGGAGATTACAAGAATAGCTGGTTCCCCTCCAGATGCTCCAACCAGCTGAGGAGGATCTGTGAGAGGAGACAAGCTGCTCtacagtga